A genomic window from Gossypium hirsutum isolate 1008001.06 chromosome D12, Gossypium_hirsutum_v2.1, whole genome shotgun sequence includes:
- the LOC107942525 gene encoding proline--tRNA ligase, cytoplasmic gives MKNLKVCAVRRDNGEKTNISRVFLVEQVKGMLDKIQQNLFDVAKQKRDACIEVVKMWDEFVKALGQKKLILAHWCDEEEVEKDVKARTRGEMGAAKSLCTPFEQPELPEGETQFKERSWD, from the exons atgaaaaatttaaag GTGTGTGCAGTTCGCCGTGACAATGGAGAAAAGACTAATATCTCTAGAGTCTTTTTGGTTGAACAAGTAAAAGGAATGTTGGATAAGATTCAACAGAACTTATTCGATGTGGCAAAACAAAAAAGAGATGCCTGCATTGAAGTTGTAAAAATGTGGGATGAGTTTGTAAAAGCTCTTGGGCAAAAGAAACTGATCTTAGCTCATTGGTGTGATGAGGAG GAGGTGGAGAAAGATGTGAAAGCTCGAACAAGGGGTGAGATGGGAGCAGCTAAGTCTCTTTGTACCCCATTCGAACAGCCTGAACTCCCAGAAG